Below is a genomic region from Billgrantia tianxiuensis.
ATGATCGGGGCGGTCATAGGTCAGGGGGCTGAGCATGGTCAGCCATAGCCAGCCCACTATGGCCAGCAGGGCAGCAGACGCAGCGAGAACGACATGAGACAGGCGCATACACGCTCCTTGTCTTCGAGAAGGGTGTTCGAGAAGAGTGATCGAGATGGGCTCTATCCTGCCACGGCCGGACAGCGACTGTCCGGTTCTACCCCAGCACAAGGCTCTGTTAGGATGCGAAGTATGGCTCGACCACAGCGGAGGATGCCCATGGCCCAGTCGACACACGAGGATCAGGACTTCAGGGCGTTGATGGGAGATGTGAAGCCGCTACGCAGACACGCCAATCGAGCCGACCCGGGCCAGCGCCGACGCCGGCCCACGGAGGCCCAACTGGCACGGCGCGAGAGCGCTCAGGCGGAACTCGCTCGGGACAGCTTTCTGTCGGACGATTTCGTCGAACTGCTGCCACCGTTCGATCCCATCGAGTTTCGCCGCGATGGCATCCAACAAGGCGTCGTCGACCGCCTGCGACATGGCGGCTATCCCGCCCAGTCACGCTTGCATCTGTTGCGTCGCCCGCTGGCCGATTGCCGGCGAGCGCTACCGCCCTTCATTCACGAAGCCTATGCCCATGACCTGCGCTCGCTGCTGATCGTGCACGGCCGGGGGCAGGAGGTCGACAGTCCGGCCAACGTGCTGCGCTCCTACCTGGCCAAGTGGCTGGCACAGTTCGAGGAGGTACAGGCGTTCGTCTCTGCGCAGCAAGCCGATGGCGGACTGGGCGCCACTTGGGTAATGCTGCGCAAGAGCGAGCGGGCGAGGGCGGCAAACCGCGAGCGTCAGCAGAAGCGGCGCGGCTGAGCCCTGGAATCCACGAAGCCAGAAGCTAGGCGTCTCAAAAACCAGGGTCCCAAAAACCAGAAGTCATAAAAACCATGAAGCCGGCACTCGGCCGGCTTCATGGTTACGCCAAAGGGTCTTTATGCCAATGCCGGCTCGGCGCGCTTCACCGCTTCGCGCATGCGCCGACGGAACAGCGGCTCGTCGACGTCGACGGCCGGCTGGTAGGCACGGCTGAAGGCGTTCAGTGCCTGCAGAGCGTCCTCCAGCCACTGGTCCTCGCGCAGT
It encodes:
- the smrA gene encoding DNA endonuclease SmrA, with translation MAQSTHEDQDFRALMGDVKPLRRHANRADPGQRRRRPTEAQLARRESAQAELARDSFLSDDFVELLPPFDPIEFRRDGIQQGVVDRLRHGGYPAQSRLHLLRRPLADCRRALPPFIHEAYAHDLRSLLIVHGRGQEVDSPANVLRSYLAKWLAQFEEVQAFVSAQQADGGLGATWVMLRKSERARAANRERQQKRRG